The following are encoded together in the Carbonactinospora thermoautotrophica genome:
- the prfA gene encoding peptide chain release factor 1, with amino-acid sequence MFETIDELLAEHAELERKLADPAVHADPAQARKLGRRYAELTPVVDTYRQYRKVGDDIATARELAAEDPSFAEEVTTLTRQREELEERLRRLLVPRDPNDDKDVILEIKAGEGGEESALFAGDLLRMYLRYAERQGWKTEIISATESDLGGYKDVSVAVKSRGTPAPGEGVWAKLKYEGGVHRVQRVPVTESQGRIHTSAAGVLVLPEAEETEVEIDPNDLRIDVFRSSGPGGQSVNTTDSAVRITHLPTGIVVSCQNERSQLQNREQAMRMLRARLLAMAQEQAEKEAADARRSQVRTVDRSERIRTYNFPENRISDHRVGYKAYNLDQVLDGDLGAVIQACIDADMAARLGGQE; translated from the coding sequence GTGTTCGAGACGATCGACGAGTTGCTGGCGGAGCACGCCGAGCTGGAGCGCAAGCTCGCGGACCCCGCGGTCCACGCCGACCCCGCGCAGGCCCGCAAGCTCGGCAGGCGCTACGCCGAGCTCACGCCGGTCGTCGACACCTACCGCCAGTACCGCAAGGTCGGCGACGACATCGCGACGGCCCGGGAGCTGGCGGCCGAGGATCCGTCCTTCGCGGAGGAGGTCACGACGCTGACCCGGCAGCGCGAGGAGCTGGAGGAGCGGCTGCGCCGGCTGCTCGTGCCGCGCGACCCCAACGACGACAAGGACGTGATCCTGGAGATCAAGGCCGGCGAGGGCGGGGAGGAGTCCGCGTTGTTCGCCGGCGACCTGCTGCGCATGTACCTGCGGTACGCCGAGCGGCAGGGGTGGAAGACCGAGATCATCAGCGCCACCGAGTCCGACCTCGGCGGGTACAAGGACGTGTCGGTCGCGGTCAAGTCCCGCGGCACCCCGGCCCCGGGCGAGGGCGTGTGGGCGAAGCTCAAGTACGAGGGCGGCGTGCACCGGGTCCAGCGCGTCCCGGTCACCGAGTCCCAGGGCCGCATCCACACCTCGGCCGCGGGTGTCCTCGTGTTGCCCGAGGCCGAGGAGACCGAGGTCGAGATCGACCCGAACGACCTGCGCATCGACGTGTTCCGCTCGTCCGGCCCCGGTGGCCAGAGCGTCAACACCACCGACTCGGCGGTCCGCATCACGCACCTGCCGACCGGCATCGTCGTCTCCTGCCAGAACGAGCGCAGCCAGCTGCAGAACCGCGAGCAGGCCATGCGCATGCTCCGCGCCCGGCTGCTCGCCATGGCCCAGGAGCAGGCCGAGAAGGAGGCCGCGGACGCCCGGCGCAGCCAGGTGCGGACCGTGGACCGGTCCGAGCGGATTCGGACGTACAACTTCCCGGAGAACCGGATCTCCGACCACCGGGTCGGGTACAAGGCGTACAACCTGGACCAGGTCCTGGACGGCGACCTCGGCGCGGTGATCCAGGCGTGCATCGACGCCGACATGGCGGCCAGGCTGGGTGGTCAGGAGTGA
- the rpmE gene encoding 50S ribosomal protein L31 yields the protein MKPDIHPDYVVTTVTCTCGNTFTTRSTAKNGVIHADVCSQCHPFYTGKQKILDTGGRVARFEQRYAKKATAGKK from the coding sequence TTGAAGCCCGACATCCACCCGGACTACGTGGTGACCACGGTCACCTGCACCTGCGGCAACACCTTCACGACCCGCAGCACCGCCAAGAACGGCGTCATCCACGCGGACGTGTGCTCGCAGTGCCACCCGTTCTACACGGGCAAGCAGAAGATCCTCGACACCGGTGGCCGCGTGGCCCGGTTCGAGCAGCGCTACGCCAAGAAGGCGACGGCCGGCAAGAAGTAG
- a CDS encoding DUF397 domain-containing protein, with protein sequence MDLSRAQWRKSSRSGTETNCVEVAFVQDRVATRDSKNPTGPVLLFDREAWAGFLQAVKAGAFDLD encoded by the coding sequence ATGGATCTGTCCCGTGCCCAGTGGCGTAAGTCCAGCCGGAGCGGGACCGAGACCAATTGCGTCGAGGTCGCCTTCGTGCAGGATCGCGTCGCCACCCGGGACAGCAAGAACCCCACCGGCCCGGTGCTGCTGTTCGACCGTGAGGCGTGGGCGGGCTTCCTCCAAGCTGTCAAGGCCGGGGCCTTCGACCTGGACTGA
- a CDS encoding helix-turn-helix domain-containing protein, which translates to MRKRLTTVRARGLGAELRELRSKSGLSTRAVAERLGWSTSTLNRIENGKRAATSEEVAALLVVYGVTGAERDRLLNLAKDTDQPGWWEIPSPGLPPQLTALIGFESQATRIVSVDMLLVPGLLQTPEYTRALMTSGGVPSYEVEARVAMRMGRQTILSRPEPPELLAIIDEAALRRPLGSRTLMAEQLRHILKAASRRNVTVQVIPFAHGGHPGVNGSFMVLEFAKARTIVHMEHTRSSLFVDDPEDVDPYLQAVDTLREVALDPAASAEFIASVAAEYER; encoded by the coding sequence ATGCGGAAGCGTTTGACGACGGTGCGGGCTCGTGGTCTCGGTGCCGAGTTGCGGGAACTGCGGAGCAAATCTGGTCTCAGCACCCGTGCCGTCGCGGAGCGGCTGGGTTGGTCGACCAGCACGCTCAACCGCATCGAGAACGGCAAACGCGCGGCCACCAGCGAAGAGGTCGCAGCGCTGCTGGTGGTCTACGGGGTGACCGGGGCGGAGCGAGATCGGTTGCTGAACCTGGCGAAGGATACCGACCAGCCCGGCTGGTGGGAGATACCGTCCCCGGGGCTGCCGCCCCAGCTCACCGCGTTGATCGGGTTCGAATCCCAGGCCACCCGGATCGTCTCGGTAGACATGTTGCTCGTGCCCGGATTGCTGCAGACCCCGGAGTACACCCGTGCCCTGATGACGAGCGGCGGCGTACCGTCCTACGAGGTCGAGGCGCGGGTGGCCATGCGGATGGGCCGGCAGACCATCCTGAGCAGGCCCGAACCGCCGGAGCTGCTAGCGATCATCGACGAGGCCGCGTTGCGCCGCCCGTTGGGCAGTAGGACTCTCATGGCTGAACAGCTCCGCCACATCCTCAAGGCCGCGAGTCGTCGCAACGTCACCGTCCAGGTGATCCCCTTCGCCCACGGCGGCCACCCGGGCGTGAACGGGTCGTTCATGGTGCTGGAGTTCGCCAAGGCGCGCACGATCGTGCACATGGAGCACACGCGTTCCAGCCTCTTCGTGGACGACCCTGAGGACGTGGACCCGTACCTCCAGGCAGTCGATACCCTACGGGAAGTCGCGCTGGACCCCGCGGCGTCGGCGGAGTTCATCGCGTCGGTCGCCGCCGAGTACGAGAGGTGA
- a CDS encoding colicin E3/pyocin S6 family cytotoxin, producing MRLRAALLGALMLVAANSQGGCEASGASEGCRSTRAAAVQVVAFGQKGDQARPKRKPKKPQQERVWNCSPGESDVWQDLKPYKRGWKTDGRGNFYQWDYRHNDIEMWEKRGSRLYHVGSVDPENGDLYKGPKHKPMRLPW from the coding sequence ATGCGGTTACGCGCGGCGCTGCTCGGCGCCTTGATGCTGGTGGCTGCCAACTCGCAGGGCGGATGCGAGGCGTCGGGGGCGAGCGAGGGATGCCGTTCGACACGGGCGGCAGCGGTACAGGTGGTCGCGTTCGGTCAGAAGGGTGACCAGGCGAGGCCGAAGCGCAAACCGAAGAAGCCACAGCAGGAACGGGTCTGGAACTGCTCCCCCGGTGAGTCGGACGTCTGGCAGGACCTCAAGCCCTACAAGCGCGGCTGGAAGACCGACGGCCGAGGGAACTTCTATCAGTGGGACTACCGGCACAACGACATCGAAATGTGGGAGAAGCGAGGTTCCAGGTTGTATCACGTCGGGTCGGTCGACCCTGAGAACGGCGACCTGTATAAGGGGCCGAAGCACAAGCCGATGAGACTGCCATGGTGA
- the rho gene encoding transcription termination factor Rho, with the protein MSDTTDLRDAATASQASGESTAAAQAGAAQAAQGEAQSQSKTTASRSRRRSGGGLSSMVLPELQALASSLGITGTGRMRKSQLIEAIQAKQAELKEASAERPQPVDQKADKPAEHRAQASAAQTESAQTESAQAETTQVEVAQTAQAEAERTVVQPAGERAETGEGRRDRREREGRAAQGQQDKAEQGKAQGEQQGERAAQGQQRDEEYEGGGRRRRGRYRDRNRRRGRGDSYEEPAVSEEDVLIPVAGILDILDNYAFIRTSGYLPGPNDVYVSLAQVRKYGLRKGDAITGAVRQPREGERREKFNALVRLDTVNGMDPESAKNRVEFGKLTPLYPQERLRLETEPNQLVTRVIDLIAPIGKGQRGLIVSPPKAGKTMMLQAIANAITRNNPECHLMVVLVDERPEEVTDMQRSVKGEVIASTFDRPAEDHTTVAELAIERAKRLVELGHDVVVLLDSITRLGRAYNLAAPASGRILSGGVDSTALYPPKRFFGAARNIENGGSLTIIATALVETGSRMDEVIFEEFKGTGNMEIKLDRKLADKRIFPAVDVDASGTRKEEILMSPEELNIVWKLRRVLHALEPQQAIELLLSKMKETKSNAEFLLQVNKTTVGPNGGDRD; encoded by the coding sequence GTGAGCGACACCACCGATCTCAGGGACGCCGCCACCGCTTCCCAGGCATCTGGCGAGTCCACCGCAGCCGCGCAGGCCGGGGCTGCTCAGGCCGCGCAGGGCGAGGCGCAGTCGCAGTCCAAGACGACCGCGAGCCGCTCGCGCCGTCGTTCCGGCGGCGGTTTGTCCAGCATGGTGCTGCCGGAGCTGCAGGCGCTCGCCTCGAGCCTCGGGATCACCGGTACCGGCCGCATGCGCAAGAGCCAGCTGATCGAGGCCATCCAGGCCAAGCAGGCCGAGTTGAAGGAAGCTTCCGCTGAGCGCCCGCAGCCGGTGGACCAGAAGGCGGACAAGCCCGCCGAGCACCGTGCCCAGGCCTCGGCCGCGCAGACCGAGAGCGCGCAGACCGAGAGCGCGCAGGCTGAGACCACGCAGGTCGAGGTCGCGCAGACCGCACAGGCCGAGGCCGAGCGCACCGTCGTGCAGCCCGCCGGCGAGCGCGCCGAGACCGGCGAGGGTCGTCGTGATCGTCGCGAGCGCGAGGGCCGCGCCGCCCAGGGCCAGCAGGACAAGGCCGAGCAGGGCAAGGCCCAGGGCGAGCAGCAGGGTGAGCGCGCCGCCCAGGGTCAGCAGCGTGACGAGGAGTACGAGGGCGGCGGGCGCCGCCGGCGCGGGCGTTACCGCGACCGCAACCGTCGGCGCGGCCGCGGCGACTCCTACGAGGAGCCCGCGGTCAGCGAGGAGGATGTCCTGATCCCGGTCGCCGGTATCCTCGACATCCTCGACAACTACGCGTTCATCCGGACCTCCGGCTACCTGCCCGGGCCGAACGACGTGTACGTGTCACTGGCGCAGGTCCGCAAGTACGGGCTGCGCAAGGGTGACGCGATCACCGGCGCGGTGCGCCAGCCGCGCGAGGGCGAGCGGCGCGAGAAGTTCAACGCGCTGGTCCGGCTCGACACGGTCAACGGGATGGACCCGGAATCGGCCAAGAACCGGGTCGAGTTCGGCAAGCTGACCCCCCTGTACCCGCAGGAGCGGCTGCGCCTGGAGACCGAGCCCAACCAGCTCGTCACCCGCGTCATCGACCTCATCGCGCCGATCGGCAAGGGGCAGCGCGGCCTCATCGTCTCCCCGCCTAAGGCCGGTAAGACGATGATGCTGCAGGCGATCGCGAACGCGATCACCCGCAACAACCCCGAGTGCCACCTCATGGTCGTGCTCGTCGACGAGCGACCCGAGGAGGTCACCGACATGCAGCGGTCGGTCAAGGGCGAGGTCATCGCCTCGACCTTCGACCGCCCGGCCGAGGACCACACCACGGTCGCCGAGCTCGCGATCGAGCGGGCCAAGCGGCTGGTCGAACTGGGCCACGACGTGGTGGTGCTGCTCGACTCGATCACGCGCCTGGGCCGCGCCTACAACCTGGCCGCCCCGGCCTCGGGCCGCATCCTCTCCGGCGGTGTGGACTCGACCGCGCTGTACCCGCCGAAGCGGTTCTTCGGCGCCGCGCGCAACATCGAGAACGGCGGCTCGCTGACCATCATCGCCACCGCCCTCGTGGAGACCGGGTCCCGCATGGACGAGGTCATCTTCGAGGAGTTCAAGGGCACCGGCAACATGGAGATCAAGCTCGACCGGAAGCTCGCCGACAAGCGGATCTTCCCGGCGGTGGACGTGGACGCGTCCGGCACCCGCAAGGAGGAGATCCTGATGAGCCCGGAGGAGCTCAACATCGTCTGGAAGCTGCGGCGGGTGCTCCACGCCCTCGAGCCGCAGCAGGCCATCGAGCTGCTGCTCAGCAAGATGAAGGAGACGAAGAGCAACGCCGAGTTCCTCCTCCAGGTGAACAAGACCACGGTGGGTCCCAACGGCGGCGATCGAGACTGA
- the thrB gene encoding homoserine kinase, which translates to MPGPVFRAAPVRVRVPATSANLGPGFDAFGLALGLYDDVMVRVADSGLTVDVAGEGADTVSRGEDNLVVRAMRATFDALGGQPRGLELVCANRIPHGRGLGSSAAAICAGIMAAVALTAGGQQRLGPEELLRLATELEGHPDNVAACLRGGFTLAWTDDTGPHAVRLEPHAELRPVVFVPDKPVSTEEARRLLPKTVPHADAAANAGRAALFVEAVTRRPELLYAATEDRLHQRYRAPAMPESADLVDLLRGKGVPAVISGAGPTVLALVTNRVIHDILDVIDQSWAVHQLTVDAEGASILALT; encoded by the coding sequence ATGCCAGGTCCCGTCTTCCGCGCCGCGCCGGTGCGGGTCCGCGTGCCCGCGACCAGCGCCAACCTCGGTCCCGGGTTCGACGCGTTCGGGCTCGCGCTCGGCTTGTACGACGATGTCATGGTCCGCGTCGCCGACTCCGGCCTCACCGTGGATGTGGCCGGCGAGGGCGCGGATACCGTGAGCCGGGGTGAGGACAACCTCGTGGTACGGGCCATGCGCGCCACCTTCGACGCGCTCGGCGGGCAGCCGCGGGGACTGGAGCTGGTGTGCGCCAACCGGATCCCGCATGGGCGGGGACTGGGCTCGTCGGCCGCCGCCATCTGCGCCGGCATCATGGCCGCCGTGGCACTGACCGCCGGAGGGCAGCAGCGGCTCGGTCCGGAAGAGCTGCTCCGGCTCGCCACCGAGCTGGAGGGGCATCCCGACAACGTGGCCGCCTGCCTGCGCGGCGGTTTCACCCTCGCGTGGACCGACGACACCGGGCCGCACGCGGTCCGGCTGGAGCCGCACGCCGAGTTGCGACCGGTCGTCTTCGTGCCGGATAAGCCGGTGTCCACCGAGGAGGCCCGGCGCCTGCTGCCGAAGACCGTGCCGCACGCGGACGCCGCCGCCAACGCCGGGCGCGCCGCGTTGTTCGTCGAGGCGGTGACCCGGCGGCCCGAGCTGCTGTACGCCGCGACCGAGGACCGCCTGCACCAGCGCTACCGGGCGCCGGCCATGCCGGAAAGCGCGGATCTGGTGGACCTTCTGCGCGGAAAAGGCGTTCCCGCGGTCATCTCCGGAGCCGGCCCGACCGTACTCGCGCTGGTGACTAATCGGGTGATCCATGATATCTTGGATGTGATCGACCAGTCCTGGGCCGTTCACCAGTTGACGGTGGACGCAGAAGGCGCGAGCATCCTTGCACTGACGTAG
- a CDS encoding SPFH domain-containing protein, which produces MLTEKRARKVSGYLAFALGLAALGALAAWAVAGHGGPATVVALGLAAVFLVLWVKGFVVVNPNEAKVLQLFGAYAGSVREPGVWWVNPLTTRRRVSLRVRSFDSDVLKVNDRDGNPIEIAAVVVWQVRDSAKAVFRVDDFEEFIVTQAETAIRHLATTYPYDAHDDLPSLRAGKVVEELTREIQERVDGAGLEIIEARISRLAYAPEIAQAMLQRQQAAAVVAARARIVEGAVGMVEAALERLNEREIVDLDEERKAAMVSNLLVVLCSDRNAQPVVNAGSLYH; this is translated from the coding sequence ATGCTCACCGAGAAGAGAGCTCGCAAGGTTTCCGGCTACCTGGCCTTCGCGCTCGGCCTGGCCGCGCTGGGCGCGCTCGCCGCGTGGGCGGTGGCCGGCCACGGCGGTCCGGCCACCGTGGTGGCGCTCGGCCTCGCCGCGGTCTTCCTGGTCTTGTGGGTCAAGGGGTTCGTGGTCGTGAACCCCAATGAGGCGAAGGTCCTGCAGCTGTTCGGGGCGTACGCGGGTTCGGTGCGCGAGCCCGGGGTGTGGTGGGTGAACCCGCTCACCACCCGACGCCGCGTCTCGCTGCGGGTGCGCAGCTTCGACAGCGACGTGCTCAAGGTCAACGACCGGGACGGCAACCCCATCGAGATCGCGGCCGTGGTCGTCTGGCAGGTGCGTGACAGCGCCAAGGCGGTGTTCCGCGTCGACGACTTCGAGGAGTTCATCGTCACGCAGGCGGAGACCGCCATCCGCCACCTGGCCACCACCTACCCGTACGACGCGCACGACGATCTGCCCTCGCTGCGCGCCGGCAAGGTCGTCGAGGAGTTGACCCGGGAGATCCAGGAGCGCGTGGACGGTGCCGGGTTGGAGATCATCGAGGCGCGGATCTCGCGGCTCGCGTACGCCCCGGAGATCGCCCAGGCGATGCTGCAGCGCCAGCAGGCCGCAGCGGTGGTCGCGGCCCGCGCCCGGATCGTCGAGGGCGCGGTCGGCATGGTCGAGGCCGCGCTGGAGCGGCTCAACGAGCGGGAGATCGTCGACCTGGACGAGGAGCGCAAGGCGGCCATGGTCAGCAACCTGCTCGTCGTGCTCTGCTCCGACCGCAACGCCCAGCCCGTGGTCAACGCCGGGAGTCTGTACCACTAG
- the thrC gene encoding threonine synthase — MAGEVRSAERRRAHLWRGVIEEYRDWLPVTDATPVVTLREGGTPLVPARVLSERTGCEVYLKVEGANPTGSFKDRGMTVAISKAAEAGARAVICASTGNTSASAAAYATRAGMICAVLVPQGKIALGKLSQALAHGSRILQVDGNFDDCLTLARELSEHYPVALVNSVNPHRIEGQKTASFEIVDMLGDAPDIHVLPVGNAGNITAYWKGYREYAAAGLATRKPAMWGFQAAGAAPIVRGEPVTRPQTIATAIRIGNPASWQGALRARDESGGLIDAVTDRQILAAYRLLSAQEGVFVEPASAASVAGLLQAHEQGKLAPGQRVVCTVTGHGLKDPEWAISSAPAPVTVPPDAEAAARQLGLTG, encoded by the coding sequence ATGGCTGGGGAGGTCCGTTCTGCCGAGAGGCGGCGCGCCCATCTGTGGCGCGGGGTCATCGAGGAGTACCGGGACTGGCTCCCGGTCACCGACGCCACCCCGGTCGTGACCCTGCGCGAGGGCGGCACCCCGCTGGTGCCGGCCCGCGTGCTGTCGGAGCGCACCGGCTGCGAGGTGTACCTCAAGGTCGAGGGCGCCAACCCGACCGGGTCGTTCAAGGACCGCGGCATGACGGTGGCGATCTCCAAGGCCGCCGAGGCCGGCGCGCGCGCGGTCATCTGCGCGTCCACCGGCAACACCAGCGCGTCGGCCGCCGCGTACGCGACCCGGGCCGGCATGATCTGCGCGGTGCTCGTGCCACAGGGCAAGATCGCGCTGGGCAAGCTGTCCCAGGCGCTCGCCCACGGGTCGCGGATCCTCCAGGTCGACGGCAACTTCGACGACTGCCTCACCCTCGCCCGCGAGCTGTCCGAGCACTACCCGGTCGCGCTGGTCAACTCGGTGAACCCGCATCGGATCGAGGGCCAGAAGACCGCGTCCTTCGAGATCGTCGACATGCTCGGCGACGCGCCCGACATCCACGTGCTGCCGGTCGGCAACGCCGGCAACATCACCGCGTACTGGAAGGGGTACCGCGAGTACGCCGCGGCCGGCCTGGCCACGCGCAAGCCCGCGATGTGGGGTTTCCAGGCCGCCGGCGCCGCCCCCATCGTGCGCGGCGAGCCGGTGACCCGGCCGCAGACGATCGCGACCGCGATCCGCATCGGCAACCCCGCCTCCTGGCAGGGCGCGCTGCGCGCCCGCGACGAGTCCGGCGGGCTCATCGACGCGGTCACCGACCGGCAGATCCTCGCCGCGTACCGGCTGTTGTCGGCCCAGGAGGGCGTGTTCGTGGAGCCGGCCAGCGCGGCCAGCGTCGCCGGCCTGCTCCAGGCACACGAGCAGGGCAAGCTCGCCCCCGGCCAGCGTGTCGTCTGCACGGTCACCGGCCACGGCCTGAAGGACCCGGAGTGGGCGATCTCCTCGGCCCCGGCGCCGGTCACCGTGCCCCCGGACGCCGAGGCGGCCGCCCGCCAGCTCGGTCTGACGGGCTGA
- a CDS encoding homoserine dehydrogenase, whose translation MRTRPLNVALLGCGVVGSEVARIMTTNAEDLEQRIGAPIRLAGIAVRRLNKQRDLPVDASLFTTDAHELVARGDIDVVVEVIGGIEPARSLLLKAMENGASVVTANKALLAEDGATLHAAAEKHGVDLYFEASVAGAIPLLRPLRESLAGDKVHRVLGIVNGTTNYILTRMDETGAGFEEALEEATALGYAEADPTADIEGFDAAAKAAILAGLAFHTRVTAADVHREGITEVTAADVASAKDMGCVVKLLAICERDGDAVSARVHPAMIPRTHPLASVREAFNAVFVESEAAGQLMFYGRGAGGAPTASAVLGDLVAVCRNKLQNAKGPGESAYAQLRVKPMGEIVTRYHISLDVADKPGVLAQVANVFAEHGVSIQVVRQEGRGEDAQLVIVTHTAPDAALAATVNELRRQDVVREVTSTMRVEGESGA comes from the coding sequence ATGCGTACGCGGCCGCTGAACGTGGCGCTGCTGGGCTGTGGGGTCGTCGGCTCCGAGGTCGCGCGCATCATGACCACCAACGCCGAGGACCTGGAGCAGCGCATCGGCGCGCCGATCCGGCTGGCCGGCATCGCGGTGCGGCGGCTCAACAAACAGCGCGACCTGCCGGTCGACGCCAGCCTGTTCACCACGGACGCGCACGAGCTGGTCGCCCGCGGCGACATCGACGTGGTCGTCGAGGTGATCGGCGGCATCGAGCCGGCCCGGTCCCTGCTGCTCAAGGCGATGGAGAACGGCGCCTCGGTCGTCACCGCGAACAAGGCGCTGCTCGCCGAGGACGGCGCCACCCTACACGCCGCCGCCGAGAAGCACGGTGTGGACCTGTACTTCGAGGCCAGCGTGGCCGGTGCCATCCCGCTGCTGCGGCCGCTGCGCGAGTCGCTGGCCGGCGACAAGGTGCACCGGGTGCTCGGCATCGTCAACGGCACGACGAACTACATCCTCACGCGCATGGACGAGACCGGCGCCGGTTTCGAGGAGGCGCTGGAGGAGGCCACCGCGCTCGGGTACGCCGAGGCCGACCCGACCGCCGACATCGAGGGGTTCGACGCCGCCGCCAAGGCGGCGATTCTCGCCGGGCTCGCCTTCCACACCCGGGTCACCGCCGCCGACGTGCACCGCGAGGGCATCACCGAGGTGACCGCCGCCGACGTGGCGAGCGCGAAGGACATGGGCTGCGTGGTCAAGCTGCTCGCGATCTGCGAGCGAGACGGCGACGCGGTGAGCGCCCGCGTCCACCCGGCGATGATCCCGCGGACCCACCCGCTGGCCAGCGTGCGCGAGGCGTTCAACGCGGTGTTCGTGGAGTCCGAGGCCGCCGGGCAGCTCATGTTCTACGGCCGGGGTGCGGGCGGCGCGCCCACCGCGAGCGCCGTGCTCGGTGACCTGGTCGCGGTCTGCCGCAACAAGCTGCAGAACGCCAAGGGGCCGGGCGAGTCGGCGTACGCGCAGCTGCGCGTGAAGCCCATGGGCGAGATCGTCACCCGGTACCACATCAGCCTCGACGTCGCCGACAAGCCGGGCGTGCTCGCCCAGGTGGCGAACGTCTTCGCCGAGCACGGGGTGTCCATCCAGGTGGTCCGCCAGGAGGGTCGCGGTGAGGACGCGCAGCTCGTGATCGTCACCCACACCGCGCCTGACGCGGCCCTGGCCGCGACCGTGAACGAGCTGCGCCGACAGGACGTCGTGCGCGAGGTCACCAGCACGATGCGCGTGGAAGGGGAGTCCGGGGCGTGA
- the lysA gene encoding diaminopimelate decarboxylase: MSRVAHPAGPLHGEFLPEGHVAAPPRDLNHLHPAVWARTVRRRDDGVVEVGGLDVRSIAAEFGTPVYVLDEADFRARCREWRDAFAGADVYYAGKAFLCTAVARWIAEEGLNLDVCTGGELAVALRAGFPPERIALHGNNKSVAELERALEVGVGRVILDSFTEIERLAKAAAGAGVRQRVLIRATVGVEAHTHEFIATAHEDQKFGFSLASGAAAEAVRRVLDHPNLELVGLHSHIGSQIFDTSGFEVAAHRVVGLAARIRDEHGIELPELDLGGGLGIAYTPEDDPATPEQIAEQLRKIVERECGGYGLRLPRIAVEPGRAIAGPTTFTLYEVGTVKDVDGIRTYVSVDGGMSDNIRTALYDAQYSCALVSRASVAEPMLARVVGKHCESGDIVVRDTYLPKDTGPGDLLAVPATGAYCRSMASNYNHVGRPPVVAVRDGRARVLVRRETEEDLLRLDVG; the protein is encoded by the coding sequence GTGAGTCGAGTCGCCCATCCGGCGGGTCCCCTGCACGGGGAGTTCCTGCCCGAGGGCCATGTCGCCGCGCCTCCGCGCGACCTGAACCACCTGCACCCCGCCGTCTGGGCCCGGACCGTGCGGCGTCGCGACGACGGCGTCGTCGAGGTCGGCGGGCTGGACGTGCGAAGTATCGCCGCCGAGTTCGGCACCCCGGTCTACGTGCTGGATGAGGCCGACTTCCGGGCCCGGTGCCGGGAGTGGCGGGACGCCTTCGCAGGCGCGGACGTGTACTACGCGGGCAAGGCGTTCCTGTGCACCGCGGTCGCCCGGTGGATCGCCGAGGAAGGGTTGAACCTCGACGTGTGCACCGGCGGCGAGTTGGCGGTGGCGCTGCGTGCGGGCTTCCCGCCCGAGCGGATCGCCCTGCACGGCAACAACAAGTCGGTCGCCGAGCTGGAGCGCGCCCTGGAGGTGGGCGTGGGCCGGGTGATCCTCGACTCGTTCACCGAGATCGAGCGACTGGCCAAGGCCGCGGCCGGCGCAGGGGTCCGCCAGCGCGTCCTGATCCGCGCCACGGTCGGCGTCGAGGCGCACACGCACGAGTTCATCGCGACCGCGCACGAGGACCAGAAGTTCGGGTTCTCGCTGGCCAGCGGCGCCGCCGCCGAGGCGGTGCGCCGCGTGCTCGACCACCCGAACCTGGAGCTGGTCGGCCTGCACTCCCACATCGGGTCGCAGATCTTCGACACCTCCGGCTTCGAGGTGGCCGCCCACCGGGTGGTGGGCCTGGCCGCGCGGATCCGCGACGAGCACGGGATCGAACTGCCCGAGCTGGATCTCGGCGGCGGGCTCGGCATCGCGTACACGCCCGAGGACGACCCGGCCACCCCGGAGCAGATCGCCGAGCAGCTGCGAAAGATCGTGGAGCGGGAGTGCGGCGGGTACGGGCTTCGCCTGCCGCGCATCGCGGTCGAGCCGGGCCGGGCGATCGCCGGTCCGACCACGTTCACGCTGTACGAGGTCGGCACGGTCAAGGACGTGGACGGGATCCGCACGTACGTGAGCGTGGACGGCGGCATGAGCGACAACATCCGCACCGCGCTGTACGACGCGCAGTACTCCTGCGCGCTGGTCTCCCGCGCCTCGGTGGCGGAGCCGATGCTGGCTCGCGTGGTCGGCAAGCACTGCGAGTCCGGCGACATCGTCGTGCGGGACACGTACCTGCCGAAGGACACCGGGCCGGGTGACCTGCTCGCGGTGCCGGCGACCGGCGCGTACTGCCGGTCGATGGCCAGCAACTACAACCACGTGGGCCGCCCGCCGGTGGTCGCGGTCCGGGACGGCCGGGCGCGCGTGCTGGTGCGCCGGGAGACCGAGGAGGACCTGCTCCGACTCGATGTGGGCTAG